In Pangasianodon hypophthalmus isolate fPanHyp1 chromosome 13, fPanHyp1.pri, whole genome shotgun sequence, the genomic window TGTAAAGTCTGAGATATTGCATATAAACTAGCAGCAAAGGCTTGCAGAAAGTTGGCTTGGTCACAGTAAAATAGTTTGATCAGAATATCAGGTTTTGGCTATTACAATATTTGTAGTGTCACAacaatatttgtattaataacCTATGCTGCCTTTATAATGCGCATATGAGTGTATATTGCATATTTCCTCCTATTATGTGCAATATCCACTTATATCTATTACAGCATATGCATATTCTCTCTAACAACAGGAGATGTGAACTTCATTTCATTGTACTCCTATAATGTATATAAGACACAGACAGGAGTACTGAACACAGTGCAACGAGACAAGAGCAGTGTACAAAACTACACTGTGAGCCATAATAGATATCATCTACACCAAAAACATATGCATTATGCCATTATGCCATTATCCTTTTGTGTCTGTGCAGACATGACTGACAGATCATCACCAGTAAGAGTCGGAATTGTGGGGTATGGACATTTAGGTGAGTCTttcaaaaaaatacacactaaaaCCGAAACTGTAGCAGATACTCACACTCCTAAAAACAACACCTTCATCATTGCAGAAACATCTGGTTCAACATACAGGATATGACCCCCAGAGCTCATTACTCATGGCTTATATTTGTAAAAGggcagtaaaaataaaaattacgtTTGAAGGATTGTTTAGCTCTGTGGTTCCCAATGTGTGAGTACTGCAGAGGCGGTGCAGGGAGATGAAATGGAAGAATAAAGGGCGTGAGAAATAAAGTGCACTATAGTGGGGGAAagctagatttaaaaaaaaaaaagaggggaacAAAAGATGGAACAAAATGTGGAGGgaatgaaatgtaataataatgattacacACAAGACTCAACAAACACTGTGACTTAGTTAGAAGTTGAAGAAACACCATGCCGGTGCTCAGGGAATATAAATTAAGtagttattttgttaaatattattattaataaatatgcagcattttttaaaaaagtatttagatAGGCTGAGGcctaaactgtttttttttttttaattaataaagtggGGGCTCGACTGAAAAAATTTGGGAACCACTGGctcaaaaaaaaatgacacatcctTATCAGCTGATGAGGATGTATCTGACAATTCTGTGAGTTTAAGATATTCagatatctttttatattttgaagcaatattttggtgtaaaactTTGTCCCTTAGCTTGCATTATCTTGCTAGCACATACTATTTGCTGTATGATCTCTGCCTCTGATATTAGCAATCTAGTTTAAATCTCTGGTCCACTGTAAGTTCTCGGCCAGCTATTTGTGTACTGCCATAGTCAGACATTACTCGTGTTTTAAcctcattattttaaattccaATCCATCTGGCCTCCCTTTTACCtaactagctaatattagccTGCATTTTCACCACTCTTGTCATTTCATTTGTTCTAAAGTTGGAACATGATGATATGTCGGTCTGAAAACTTTGCTTCAACTGTAAATTACTATTACAAAATTTCCAAGGTGACGTCATATttcaatgtatatatatatatttatattacattaaaatctTAAGTGCAACAGCCTTAAAATTTTAATGCAAGATTCTATATTTGCAGTTATtagctttatttatacagtttagAAAGTTTAGAAGTTTATAATCACTACAAATTACTAAGaatcactcattcattcattcatcttcagtaaccacgtCAGTGTCgtggtggatctgaagcctataCACCCCAGATAGGATGCCAATCCATCTCAGGGCTTCATCCACACACTTTCACTGAGACCTAAAGGCAATTTAatgtcaccaatccacctaccaggatggtgggaggaaaccagagaacctgaaggaaacccgcACAGACACAGGGAACGAAACCTCCAAACAAAGACCCAAGAACTAAGGATAGgtttgaatatatattttaatctgGAATTTAAAACTGTAGCTTCGCTGTGTGTTGTACAGGTCAGTTCCTGGTGGATCGTATACAGAAGGAAGGTCTTGAAGTTGGACTCAGTTTGGCTTTTGTTTGGAATAGAAATGCAGACAAACTCAGTGGCTCAGTCCCTAATGACCTCATACTGACAGAGCTCTCGGACTTTACACACAAGtatgcatgcacaaacacattccTCGATTCATGAATAAAGATATTCTGCCTTGCTTCTAGACTGCATCTTACTTCTGAGAATAGGACAATATTTCTTATTTGTATCTGACATTAGTGCTTGTGTTTTCCAGAAATGCTGACCTGATAGTGGAGGTCTGTCATCCACAGATAGTGAAAGATTTTGGAGGCCGATTCTTATCACACGCACACTTCCTGGTAATGTCGTCGTGTTATTTTATTCTTGGTATGATGACTAAATTAGAGAGATGTACAGTTAAACGGAAATTTTTCTTATTCACAGGTGGGCAGTCCCTCAGCTCTCTCAGATTCTCAGCTAAATGAGGAACTCCGACTCGCAGCAAAGCAGCATGGACACACACTCTATGTGCCCAGTGGTGCATTATGGGGCGGGCAGGACATCCAGAGACTGAACGACAGTGGAGTATTAAAGGTGAGGAGACTGTTTTACTTAATATAATGTTACTACATAAGCAAGTATTCCCTACCtgaacttttctacattttgatCTAGAGCTCTTTAGCAATTTATAATATTCAAAATCTTTCTGTGattcataataaataacagtgatttttttttttacagtgaaatttAACAGTGATAATTTAGTACACTGAACCTTTAATCAACTGCAAACTGCAATCTCATATTAAGATTAATTGCAGTActgaaaactttattttaaaggcTTTACTTTTATAGAACCACCCACCTAAGGCATTAAGACTGGAGTGAAATTTGCTGAGTTTGCCTGTCAGTGTCAGCGTTTGTTTGACTCCACTACAGGCCCTCTCCATTCGCATGTCAAAACACCCCTCCTGTTTCCGGCTGGCTGGAAacctgctctctgattggtcagaaggagaaGGGAAGCGTGTGATTTTTCATGGCTCAGTAGCTGAACTCTGCCCCATCGCCCCTAACAATGTGAACACCATGGCGGCCGCTGCCATCGCCGCATCGACCCTGGGCTTCTGTGGAGTCACTGGAGAGATTGTGTCAGATACAGCGTGAGTCACTCAACAGTGCTGTACTTACAGCTACAAGTTTACACACTGTCTATAATCTTGTATTTTTTCCACATGGGCCAGGCACCACAGGCAAACATGATTTTACTTCCAATTGTCATTTTCAAACTTTTGGATACGTTGCATCATATCCAGTATGTAAAAAGCAACCGCCAGCTATTaatataaatactttatttttatactgaactacactcagtggccactttattaggaacacctggacATTGGAAATTGCCTGGTCTTaatccaatcttcagctgtccagtttcagttgAATCTGTACCcactgtaacctcagattcctgttcctggctgacaggagaggaacgcAGTGTccatcttctgctgttgtagcccatctgcctcaaggttcgatatGTTGTGAtttctgagatgcctttctgctcaccacggtggtagagagtggttatttgtgtttCCATAGTCTTCCTGTCAACTTGAACAGGCcaaatctggccattttcctcggTCCACTTTCATTAAAAAGGTGTTTATATTGCTGGAAGGCTTATTTCCTAAACCATAATTTTATTTAGTACATGCTGATAGTTTATTAACTTGTTTTACAAAAGTCCCACCATTGGgtgttttagtaaaataaaaaactgaaacacttttgttgaaaaaattaatttttgttaTATGCAAATGTgcacatttgtttaaatatcTATTGGAACATTTTTGTAtgttcttaaaagaaaaatacaacaaaatgtaGGTAGTAATTcagcaggtttattttaattctgAGTCTGAGTAAGGGGGTGATGGCTGGTTGGTGGAGCCTCTAGCAGTCGGGTACCTTTCTTAAAAGTTAAGAATTTTGTGAGAATTAGTTGTTTTCAGTTTATGTAGAAACACAGTTGGAGCATTAGTATATAAAGTGTTTCATATATGCGATCATGAGCCTTGTgatgatgacacacacacacacacacacacacacacacacacacactctaattcCAGCACAca contains:
- the aspdh gene encoding aspartate dehydrogenase domain-containing protein isoform X1: MADMTDRSSPVRVGIVGYGHLGQFLVDRIQKEGLEVGLSLAFVWNRNADKLSGSVPNDLILTELSDFTHKNADLIVEVCHPQIVKDFGGRFLSHAHFLVGSPSALSDSQLNEELRLAAKQHGHTLYVPSGALWGGQDIQRLNDSGVLKALSIRMSKHPSCFRLAGNLLSDWSEGEGKRVIFHGSVAELCPIAPNNVNTMAAAAIAASTLGFCGVTGEIVSDTALADYHLVEVEVTGSDGFSVKTVRRNPAKLGAVTGSATYSSFWSSLLVCKGHGGRIYLC
- the aspdh gene encoding aspartate dehydrogenase domain-containing protein isoform X2, giving the protein MTDRSSPVRVGIVGYGHLGQFLVDRIQKEGLEVGLSLAFVWNRNADKLSGSVPNDLILTELSDFTHKNADLIVEVCHPQIVKDFGGRFLSHAHFLVGSPSALSDSQLNEELRLAAKQHGHTLYVPSGALWGGQDIQRLNDSGVLKALSIRMSKHPSCFRLAGNLLSDWSEGEGKRVIFHGSVAELCPIAPNNVNTMAAAAIAASTLGFCGVTGEIVSDTALADYHLVEVEVTGSDGFSVKTVRRNPAKLGAVTGSATYSSFWSSLLVCKGHGGRIYLC